A stretch of Myxococcus hansupus DNA encodes these proteins:
- the tssF gene encoding type VI secretion system baseplate subunit TssF has protein sequence MFSKYYLSELSYLREMGRAFGLANPSVAGLLVERGADPDVERLLEGFAFLAARIRERVDDDVPELVHGLTELLLPHYLRPLPASTIVEFTPHLRALRGRSRLAAGAEVASQPIDGTSCVFRTTTDVDLLPVQLTDALLDRSSLTSPVLRLYFQTTEQGRAEVFREQGLRLFIHTEMSAASVVLLWLLRYCRQVRVRGVAAQGDGIKLPANALHPVGFDRDFKLLPWPRASEGYRHLQEYLTLPEKFLFFEVRGLDAAAGLKEDRFEISFHLERPPPLDARIHREMFRLHCAPAVNLFSVPADPVLHHTLDGEHLLRASDLPPNHAEIYSVDSVTGLKAGRNERRVYRPFHEFTHTAGGAAEQAFFRLRRATSPLDEGIDTYIALETPRNVVPDLNSEEALSMDLTCTNRSLPSRLQVGDLVVSTSASPTQAKFKNISPVSRPARAPLGSELHWRLLSHLAINQHSLADAAALRRLMDLYNFHSLTDNLSARASRLRINSIRAVETKPVTRFLEGAPLRGHRTRVDLDEENFMGVGDSFLFGCVLEELLASHVTINSFNELSIRLHPSQTEFAWLPRNGSQTLL, from the coding sequence ATGTTCAGCAAGTACTACCTGAGTGAGTTGTCGTACCTGCGGGAGATGGGGCGGGCCTTCGGGTTGGCCAACCCCTCCGTCGCGGGCCTGTTGGTGGAGCGCGGCGCGGACCCGGACGTGGAGCGGCTGCTGGAGGGCTTCGCGTTCCTCGCGGCCCGCATCCGCGAACGGGTGGACGACGACGTCCCGGAGCTGGTGCACGGGCTCACGGAGCTGCTGCTGCCGCACTACCTGCGCCCGCTGCCGGCCTCCACCATCGTCGAGTTCACCCCCCACCTGCGCGCGCTGCGCGGCCGCTCGCGGCTGGCCGCCGGGGCGGAGGTGGCCTCGCAGCCCATTGACGGCACCTCCTGCGTCTTCCGCACCACCACGGACGTGGACCTGCTGCCCGTGCAGCTCACCGACGCGCTGCTGGACCGCTCCTCGCTCACGTCGCCGGTGCTGCGGCTGTACTTCCAGACGACCGAACAGGGCCGCGCGGAGGTCTTTCGCGAGCAGGGCCTGCGCCTGTTCATCCACACCGAGATGTCCGCCGCGTCCGTCGTCCTGCTGTGGCTGCTGCGCTACTGCCGCCAGGTGCGCGTGCGCGGCGTGGCGGCCCAGGGTGACGGCATCAAGCTGCCGGCGAACGCCCTCCATCCGGTGGGCTTCGACCGGGACTTCAAGCTGCTGCCCTGGCCGCGCGCCAGCGAGGGCTACCGGCACCTCCAGGAGTACCTGACGCTGCCGGAGAAGTTCCTGTTCTTCGAGGTGCGAGGACTGGACGCCGCCGCGGGGCTGAAGGAGGACCGCTTCGAGATTTCCTTCCACCTGGAGCGCCCGCCACCCCTGGACGCGCGCATCCACCGGGAGATGTTCCGACTCCACTGCGCGCCGGCGGTGAATCTCTTCAGCGTGCCGGCCGACCCCGTCCTCCACCACACGCTGGACGGAGAGCACCTGCTGCGCGCGTCCGACCTGCCGCCCAACCACGCGGAAATCTACTCGGTGGACTCCGTCACGGGCCTCAAGGCGGGGCGCAACGAGCGGCGCGTGTACCGGCCCTTCCACGAGTTCACCCACACCGCGGGTGGCGCCGCGGAGCAGGCCTTCTTCCGGTTGCGCCGGGCGACCTCGCCGCTGGACGAAGGCATCGACACGTACATCGCCCTGGAGACCCCGCGAAACGTCGTCCCGGACTTGAACTCCGAGGAGGCGCTCTCCATGGACCTGACGTGCACCAACCGCTCGCTGCCCTCGCGGCTGCAGGTGGGTGACCTCGTCGTCTCCACGTCCGCCAGCCCTACGCAGGCGAAGTTCAAGAACATCTCGCCGGTGAGCCGCCCGGCGCGCGCGCCCCTGGGCTCGGAGCTCCACTGGCGCCTGCTCTCGCATCTGGCCATCAACCAGCACTCGCTGGCGGACGCGGCGGCGCTGCGGCGACTGATGGACCTGTACAACTTCCACTCGCTCACCGACAACCTGTCCGCGCGCGCCAGCCGCCTGCGCATCAACTCCATCCGCGCGGTGGAGACGAAGCCGGTGACGCGCTTCCTGGAGGGCGCGCCGCTGCGAGGCCACCGCACGAGGGTGGACCTGGACGAGGAGAACTTCATGGGCGTGGGCGACTCGTTCCTCTTCGGCTGCGTGCTGGAGGAGCTGCTCGCGTCCCACGTCACCATCAACTCCTTCAACGAGCTGAGCATCCGGCTTCACCCCTCGCAGACGGAGTTCGCGTGGCTTCCGAGGAACGGCTCCCAGACGCTTTTGTAG
- the tagF gene encoding type VI secretion system-associated protein TagF produces the protein MAVPSSRIGLLGKTPRQAEFIRFNAATPLALQLYGWMEGGVERAQRARVELPAEPVSFMFTAPGKKQALVGLMAPSRDSVGRSFPLAIFTEVPSADAASKLALTPEAFQPFMRAAGTLAQTAAELEVPQLLERAAALPLPGPGDFSVAKRLLDAVLAEHHTVDLLGPVVEGAPDGGRYYALHTFLTACAGERGKEQSPAGVTLDCPLSPRVGPVAWLELSARLLRWTHQPPALFWSEGERPRLLISLGAASPALFLALAQPSRPGAQVWPLRTERPAAIDNARKGLTAAARQVIDAPSTTLEQLLRALAR, from the coding sequence ATGGCAGTGCCGTCGTCGCGCATCGGCCTGCTGGGCAAGACTCCCCGGCAGGCCGAGTTCATCCGCTTCAACGCGGCCACCCCGCTGGCACTCCAGCTCTACGGCTGGATGGAAGGCGGAGTGGAGCGGGCCCAGCGGGCGCGGGTGGAGCTGCCCGCGGAGCCCGTGTCGTTCATGTTCACCGCCCCCGGGAAGAAGCAGGCCCTGGTGGGGCTGATGGCGCCCAGCCGCGACAGCGTGGGGCGCTCCTTCCCGCTGGCCATCTTCACCGAGGTGCCCTCGGCGGACGCGGCCTCCAAGCTCGCGCTGACGCCCGAGGCCTTCCAACCCTTCATGCGGGCGGCGGGGACCCTGGCCCAGACCGCCGCGGAGTTGGAGGTGCCGCAGTTGCTGGAACGCGCGGCGGCGCTGCCGTTGCCGGGCCCTGGCGACTTCAGCGTCGCGAAGCGGCTGCTCGACGCCGTGTTGGCGGAGCACCACACCGTGGACCTGCTGGGCCCGGTGGTGGAAGGCGCCCCGGACGGCGGCCGCTACTACGCGCTGCACACCTTCCTCACCGCGTGCGCGGGTGAGCGCGGCAAGGAGCAGTCGCCGGCCGGCGTCACCCTGGACTGTCCGCTGTCTCCCCGCGTGGGGCCCGTCGCCTGGCTGGAGCTGTCCGCGCGGCTCTTGCGCTGGACGCACCAGCCTCCCGCCCTCTTCTGGTCCGAGGGCGAACGGCCCCGGTTGCTCATCAGCCTGGGCGCGGCCTCCCCTGCCCTCTTCCTGGCGCTGGCGCAGCCCAGCCGCCCGGGCGCGCAGGTCTGGCCGCTGCGCACCGAGCGTCCCGCCGCCATCGACAACGCGCGCAAGGGGCTCACGGCCGCCGCGCGGCAGGTCATCGACGCGCCCTCCACCACCCTTGAACAACTGTTGCGCGCGCTCGCGCGCTGA
- the tssA gene encoding type VI secretion system protein TssA — MPPTLEQLRERALPWVEPVPGASPAGVQAKHESAYEAVALEVAKLESPASKAVRWDEVVEGASDLLKHTTKDLWLASYMAYGLYVTKGVDGAATGATVLAEVTERYWPDLFPELKRLRGRANAVTWFVERLGRILPTVEQSSVSAEPLDALSVALKRLSQLSRERFSDMGPAFGPLQDAIARLRAGLPEPEPEVPAAAPDEHLQTAGDATSTAEDTAAAASEAVASRGKDSDSASTEAIAPQDTGRAEGKANTEKTGVPSKGNTPPAKASAPQDKAAAQSNTAQVGAANKGNAAPPAGKANTDAKAPAATPQRATPPVEVPPLPELPSAPDLSNAEAVTAFLRTVGGALLDGAGALRRASVEDPLSYRLIRMGLWLHLSQPPTSNDAGNTAIPPLPEPLSAKLEVLAQNQRWSELLDESEAALSRHRFALTLHRYSAMSLEGLGATHAGARTALVQELGIQLRRMAGVETLRSNTGSPLTDDATRDWLRAEVLRADAPAPGPAAVASTPLALAPLSLGPAGPVEASALEAEARSLLAEGRVHEAVTRLQVAVASASTGRNRFIARLELARLCANAGHLPLARAVFDALDEEVTAHSLDTWEPVLAAACLEGWLQTRTVTEKESGPVAVKFRNRYRRLALLDSSATLRVGA, encoded by the coding sequence ATGCCGCCGACCCTCGAACAGCTTCGCGAGCGTGCCCTCCCCTGGGTCGAGCCCGTGCCGGGTGCGTCACCCGCCGGCGTCCAGGCGAAGCACGAGTCCGCCTACGAGGCCGTCGCGTTGGAGGTGGCGAAGCTGGAGTCTCCCGCCAGCAAGGCGGTGCGCTGGGATGAGGTCGTCGAGGGCGCGAGCGACCTGCTCAAGCACACCACCAAGGACCTCTGGCTCGCCTCGTACATGGCCTATGGCCTGTATGTCACAAAAGGCGTGGACGGCGCGGCCACCGGCGCCACCGTGCTCGCCGAGGTCACCGAGCGCTACTGGCCAGACCTCTTCCCCGAGCTGAAGCGGCTGCGGGGCCGCGCCAACGCGGTGACCTGGTTCGTGGAACGCCTGGGCCGCATCCTGCCCACCGTCGAGCAGTCCTCGGTGAGCGCGGAGCCCCTGGACGCGCTCTCCGTCGCGTTGAAGCGGCTGTCCCAGCTCTCCCGCGAGCGCTTCTCGGACATGGGCCCCGCCTTCGGCCCCCTCCAGGACGCCATCGCCCGCCTCCGCGCGGGCCTGCCCGAGCCGGAGCCCGAGGTCCCCGCCGCCGCGCCCGACGAGCATCTCCAGACGGCCGGTGACGCAACATCCACCGCCGAGGACACGGCCGCCGCCGCGAGCGAAGCCGTGGCTTCGCGAGGCAAGGACAGCGATTCCGCATCGACGGAAGCCATTGCCCCGCAGGACACGGGCCGCGCCGAGGGCAAAGCCAACACCGAAAAGACTGGCGTCCCCAGCAAAGGCAACACGCCTCCGGCCAAAGCCAGTGCGCCCCAGGATAAAGCGGCGGCCCAAAGCAACACGGCCCAGGTCGGCGCCGCGAACAAAGGCAATGCAGCGCCCCCTGCGGGCAAAGCCAACACCGACGCCAAGGCCCCGGCCGCCACGCCGCAGCGCGCCACACCGCCTGTCGAAGTTCCGCCCCTGCCCGAGCTTCCCTCCGCACCGGACCTGTCCAACGCGGAGGCCGTGACAGCCTTCCTCCGCACCGTGGGCGGCGCGCTGCTGGACGGAGCCGGTGCGCTGCGCCGCGCCAGCGTGGAGGACCCGCTCTCCTACCGGCTCATCCGCATGGGGCTGTGGCTGCACCTGTCCCAGCCGCCCACCTCCAATGACGCCGGCAACACCGCGATTCCCCCGCTGCCCGAACCGCTGAGCGCCAAGCTGGAGGTCCTGGCGCAAAACCAGCGCTGGAGCGAGCTGCTCGACGAATCCGAAGCCGCCCTGTCGCGCCACCGCTTCGCGCTGACACTCCACCGTTACAGCGCCATGTCACTGGAAGGGCTCGGCGCGACGCATGCGGGGGCCCGCACCGCGTTGGTGCAGGAGTTGGGCATCCAGCTCCGCCGGATGGCCGGCGTGGAGACGCTGCGCTCCAACACCGGCTCTCCTCTCACGGACGATGCCACCCGCGACTGGCTGCGCGCCGAGGTCCTCCGCGCGGACGCGCCCGCCCCTGGCCCGGCGGCCGTGGCCTCCACCCCGCTGGCCCTGGCGCCCCTCTCCCTGGGCCCCGCGGGCCCTGTCGAAGCATCGGCGCTCGAAGCGGAAGCCCGCAGCTTGCTCGCGGAGGGCCGTGTCCACGAGGCTGTTACGCGGTTGCAGGTCGCGGTGGCCTCCGCCAGCACGGGACGGAATCGCTTCATCGCCCGATTGGAGCTGGCGCGGCTGTGTGCCAATGCGGGACACTTGCCACTCGCGCGCGCCGTCTTCGACGCGCTGGACGAAGAGGTCACTGCTCATTCGCTGGACACCTGGGAGCCGGTGTTGGCCGCCGCGTGTCTGGAAGGATGGTTGCAGACGCGAACCGTCACGGAAAAGGAATCCGGACCGGTGGCAGTGAAATTTCGAAACCGGTATCGTCGTCTAGCGTTGTTGGACTCTTCCGCCACGCTGCGCGTCGGCGCTTGA
- the tssB gene encoding type VI secretion system contractile sheath small subunit, with translation MSKESSVAPTERVNIVYKPATGNSQEQVELPLKVLMLGDFTGQEDTRPLEQRAPINVDKGNFNEVMSQQNLKVTLTAADKLSADAGATMNVSLQFKNLNDFSPESVVNQVPELKKLLELRSALNALKGPLGNLPAFRKKLQALLADEEGRKALIKELGLTEETK, from the coding sequence ATGAGCAAAGAGAGTTCCGTCGCCCCAACCGAGCGCGTCAACATCGTCTACAAGCCCGCCACCGGCAACTCCCAGGAGCAGGTGGAGCTGCCTTTGAAGGTGCTGATGCTGGGCGACTTCACGGGCCAGGAAGACACGCGTCCGCTGGAGCAGCGGGCCCCCATCAACGTGGACAAGGGCAACTTCAACGAGGTCATGTCCCAGCAGAACCTCAAGGTCACCCTGACGGCCGCCGACAAGCTCTCCGCGGACGCGGGCGCGACCATGAACGTCTCGCTCCAGTTCAAGAACCTGAATGACTTTTCGCCCGAGAGCGTCGTCAATCAGGTGCCGGAGCTGAAGAAGCTGCTCGAGCTGCGCAGCGCGCTCAACGCCCTCAAGGGCCCCCTGGGCAACCTGCCGGCGTTCCGCAAGAAGCTCCAGGCGCTGCTCGCCGACGAGGAAGGCCGCAAGGCGCTCATCAAGGAACTGGGTCTGACCGAAGAGACCAAGTAG
- the tssE gene encoding type VI secretion system baseplate subunit TssE → MGTRGLLSRIAEGNGSLAPSGDVVESIAEHLRSLLNTRRGESVASPGYGILDLNDIVHSYPAAIPRMTQSIRTAIQDFEPRLKSVVVTHSEDTVDPTALRFDITAQLATRDRKGLVRFHTQVHPGGRVDLW, encoded by the coding sequence ATGGGCACCCGAGGGCTGCTGTCGCGCATCGCTGAAGGCAACGGCTCGCTCGCCCCGTCTGGCGACGTCGTCGAATCCATCGCCGAGCACCTGCGCAGTCTGCTCAACACGCGCAGAGGGGAGTCCGTGGCGTCGCCGGGCTACGGAATCCTGGACCTGAATGACATCGTCCATTCGTACCCGGCGGCCATTCCTCGGATGACGCAGTCCATCCGGACGGCCATCCAGGATTTCGAGCCGCGATTGAAGAGCGTGGTGGTGACGCACAGCGAGGACACCGTCGACCCGACGGCGCTGCGCTTCGACATCACCGCCCAACTGGCGACCCGGGATCGCAAGGGACTGGTACGGTTCCACACCCAGGTGCATCCGGGTGGTCGCGTGGACCTGTGGTGA
- the tssC gene encoding type VI secretion system contractile sheath large subunit translates to MANETQTQKSTGVANDASLSLLDEILSEAKLKPKDEGYDVAKRGVQAFIAEMLAPNRAEERVDKALVDAMIAEIDKRLSSQVNEILHAPEFQKLESSWRSLKFLVDRTDFRENVRVEMLNASKEDLQKDFEDAPEVTKSGLYKLVYSNEYGVFGGKPYGVISANYDFNVGPQDMELLRKCASVASMAHAPFIGNASPEVFGEQSFLKLPDLKDLKSLFEGPQYARWHSFRESEDARYVGLALPRFLLRLPYGEKTIPVKAFNFTEDIVGHHERYLWGHASVAMTSRVVDSFAKFRWGPNIIGPQSGGAVENLPLHQYEAMGEIQTKIPTEIMLTERREFELSEEGFIGLVFRKDSDNAAFFSANSTQKPKFFGNTPEGKAAETNYRLGTQLPYMFIMTRLAHYIKVLQREQIGSWKEKADLERELNQWLSQYVSDMDDPAPAVRSRRPLRAARVVVEDVEGQPGWYRCGLQVRPHFKYMGASFTLSLVGKLDKE, encoded by the coding sequence ATGGCCAACGAGACCCAGACCCAGAAGTCCACGGGCGTCGCCAATGACGCCTCACTGTCCCTGCTCGACGAAATCCTGTCCGAGGCCAAGCTGAAGCCGAAGGACGAGGGCTACGACGTCGCCAAGCGGGGCGTGCAAGCCTTCATCGCCGAGATGCTGGCGCCCAACCGCGCCGAGGAGCGCGTGGACAAGGCGCTCGTCGACGCGATGATCGCCGAAATCGACAAGCGCCTGTCCTCACAGGTCAACGAAATCCTCCACGCGCCCGAGTTCCAGAAGCTGGAGTCGTCGTGGCGTTCGCTGAAGTTCCTGGTGGACCGCACCGACTTCCGCGAGAACGTCCGCGTGGAGATGCTGAACGCCTCCAAGGAAGACCTCCAGAAGGACTTCGAGGACGCGCCCGAGGTCACCAAGAGCGGCCTGTACAAGCTCGTGTACTCCAACGAGTACGGCGTCTTCGGCGGCAAGCCCTACGGCGTCATCTCCGCCAACTACGACTTCAACGTGGGCCCGCAGGACATGGAGCTGCTGCGCAAGTGCGCTTCCGTGGCCTCCATGGCGCACGCGCCCTTCATTGGCAACGCGTCTCCGGAAGTCTTCGGCGAGCAGAGCTTCCTCAAGCTGCCGGACCTCAAGGACCTCAAGTCGCTCTTCGAGGGGCCGCAGTACGCCCGGTGGCACTCGTTCCGCGAGAGCGAGGACGCGCGCTACGTGGGCCTGGCGCTGCCGCGCTTCCTGCTCCGCCTGCCCTACGGTGAGAAGACGATTCCGGTGAAGGCCTTCAACTTCACCGAGGACATCGTGGGTCACCACGAGCGCTACCTGTGGGGTCACGCCTCCGTGGCGATGACGAGCCGCGTGGTGGACTCGTTCGCCAAGTTCCGCTGGGGCCCGAACATCATTGGTCCCCAGTCCGGTGGCGCGGTGGAGAACCTGCCGCTGCACCAGTACGAGGCCATGGGGGAAATCCAGACCAAGATTCCCACCGAAATCATGCTCACCGAGCGGCGCGAGTTCGAGCTCTCCGAAGAGGGCTTCATCGGGCTCGTCTTCCGCAAGGACTCGGACAACGCGGCCTTCTTCAGCGCCAACTCCACGCAGAAGCCCAAGTTCTTCGGCAACACGCCCGAGGGCAAGGCGGCGGAGACCAACTACCGCCTGGGCACGCAGCTTCCCTACATGTTCATCATGACGCGCCTGGCGCACTACATCAAAGTGCTGCAGCGCGAGCAGATTGGAAGCTGGAAGGAGAAGGCCGACCTGGAGCGTGAGCTGAACCAGTGGCTCAGCCAGTACGTCTCCGACATGGACGACCCCGCGCCCGCCGTCCGCTCACGCCGTCCGCTGCGCGCCGCGCGCGTGGTGGTGGAGGACGTGGAGGGTCAGCCGGGTTGGTACCGCTGCGGTCTGCAGGTGCGCCCCCACTTCAAGTACATGGGCGCTTCGTTCACCCTGTCCCTCGTCGGTAAGTTGGACAAGGAGTAG
- a CDS encoding Hcp family type VI secretion system effector yields MAESVHLYLKANGTDIKGDSTQTSLGRADSIECVSYSQKVFTARESGSGLATGRRQYEGIEITKRIDKSSPLLMKALCENQVIDATFKFFRPNPTGDGTTEQFYTVEIKKARINAIQQTVPNAFVPASSNSPPLENISIVFHSISWTITQGGVTHLDTWDAQR; encoded by the coding sequence ATGGCTGAATCAGTACACCTGTACCTGAAGGCGAACGGGACGGACATCAAGGGCGACAGCACGCAGACCAGCCTGGGACGCGCGGACTCCATCGAGTGCGTGTCGTACAGCCAGAAGGTTTTCACCGCTCGCGAGTCCGGCTCCGGTCTGGCGACGGGCCGCCGCCAGTACGAGGGCATCGAAATCACCAAGCGCATCGACAAGTCGTCGCCGCTGCTGATGAAGGCCCTCTGCGAGAACCAGGTCATCGACGCGACCTTCAAGTTCTTCCGCCCGAACCCCACGGGCGACGGCACCACCGAGCAGTTCTACACGGTGGAAATCAAGAAGGCGCGCATCAACGCCATCCAGCAGACGGTGCCGAACGCCTTCGTCCCGGCGAGCAGCAACTCGCCCCCGCTGGAGAACATCAGCATCGTGTTCCACTCCATCTCCTGGACCATCACCCAGGGCGGCGTCACGCACCTGGACACCTGGGACGCCCAGCGTTGA
- the tssG gene encoding type VI secretion system baseplate subunit TssG yields MASEERLPDAFVEAARRLTEVAPQVGFFPLVAFLERLTSEATRVGGAGPVNEEMIRFRHDPSLGFSSGDLSAVSLHSVPVRAEDPYSKRPLFEVVTRFLGLTGSVSPLPHYLAEEVAQEDPDHPARREFLDLFHHRLLSLLYRIESKYRVSSETDTSFSDQWSRRLLALGGFDTYEKALDGTLPTWRLLRIAPLLASRARTSEQLEVALEDVLGEDLEGARVSVRQFVGRWVDIDARARLGHSNHQLGRNMLLGGKAFDRTGKIQIHIRPLPPRAYKRLMQEGDLLPLVREVVALFVRDPLEYDLELGLTEGVQHQFRLSTQEPSQLGRDTWLGQSQQTQLSVPGVK; encoded by the coding sequence GTGGCTTCCGAGGAACGGCTCCCAGACGCTTTTGTAGAAGCGGCCCGGCGACTGACCGAGGTTGCGCCCCAGGTGGGCTTCTTCCCCCTGGTGGCCTTCCTGGAGCGGCTGACGTCGGAGGCGACGCGCGTGGGCGGGGCGGGCCCCGTCAACGAGGAGATGATCCGCTTCCGGCACGACCCGTCCCTGGGGTTCTCCTCGGGCGACCTGAGCGCGGTGTCGCTGCACTCGGTGCCAGTCCGGGCGGAGGACCCGTACTCGAAGCGGCCCCTGTTCGAGGTGGTGACGCGCTTCCTGGGCCTGACGGGCTCGGTGAGTCCCCTCCCGCACTACCTGGCGGAGGAAGTGGCGCAGGAGGACCCGGACCACCCCGCGCGGCGTGAGTTCCTGGACCTCTTCCACCACCGCCTGCTGTCACTGCTGTACCGCATCGAGTCGAAGTACCGCGTCTCCAGCGAGACGGACACGTCGTTCTCGGACCAGTGGTCCCGGCGACTGCTCGCGCTGGGCGGCTTCGACACCTACGAGAAGGCGCTGGACGGCACCCTGCCGACCTGGCGGCTGCTGCGCATTGCCCCGCTGCTGGCCAGCCGGGCGAGGACCTCCGAGCAGTTGGAGGTCGCGCTCGAGGACGTGCTGGGCGAGGACCTGGAGGGCGCGCGCGTCTCGGTGCGGCAGTTCGTGGGCCGCTGGGTGGACATCGACGCGCGGGCGCGGCTGGGCCACTCCAACCACCAACTGGGTCGCAACATGCTGCTGGGGGGCAAGGCCTTCGACCGGACGGGGAAGATTCAAATCCACATCCGGCCCCTGCCACCACGCGCCTACAAGCGGCTGATGCAGGAGGGGGACCTCTTGCCGCTGGTGCGGGAGGTGGTGGCCCTCTTCGTGAGGGACCCCCTGGAGTACGATTTGGAGCTGGGGCTCACCGAGGGCGTGCAGCACCAGTTCCGGCTGTCGACCCAGGAGCCCAGTCAGTTGGGGCGCGATACGTGGCTGGGCCAGAGTCAGCAGACCCAGTTGAGCGTCCCCGGGGTGAAATGA